The following are from one region of the Haloactinomyces albus genome:
- a CDS encoding SRPBCC family protein, producing the protein MAKSYASAVVAATAERVWQVVRDFNGLPGWHPAIASSVIEDNRPSAEVGCVRYLTMRDGGSVRERLTVLDDLDKSYTYEMLEGPFPVRGYLATVRVFAITETDQAFVEWYAHYDAEGADEPDLDKTFSAGVFATGLTGLSRSMNG; encoded by the coding sequence ATGGCGAAGTCGTATGCGAGTGCGGTGGTAGCGGCCACGGCCGAGCGAGTGTGGCAGGTCGTGCGGGACTTCAACGGGTTGCCGGGATGGCACCCCGCGATCGCATCGAGCGTGATCGAGGACAACAGGCCGAGCGCCGAGGTCGGCTGTGTGCGTTACCTGACGATGCGCGACGGTGGATCGGTGCGCGAGCGACTGACCGTGCTCGATGACCTGGACAAGAGCTATACCTACGAGATGCTCGAAGGCCCCTTTCCGGTGCGTGGCTACCTCGCCACGGTCCGGGTCTTCGCGATCACCGAGACCGACCAGGCCTTCGTGGAGTGGTATGCGCACTACGACGCCGAGGGCGCCGACGAGCCGGATTTGGACAAGACCTTCTCCGCCGGTGTGTTCGCCACCGGTTTGACGGGTTTGAGCCGCTCGATGAACGGATGA
- a CDS encoding phosphoenolpyruvate hydrolase family protein: MSTDGGFGRGGHATPDRAELVERLQDKVARGEPIVGGGAGTGLSAKCEEAGGIDLIVLYNSGRYRMAGRGSLAGLLAYGNANDIVVDMAGEVLPVVEHTPVLAGVNGTDPFMMRERFLVELRDLGFVGVQNFPTVGLIDGTFRANLEETGMSYDLEVEMIAAARQADLLTTPYVFSSENARAMTEAGADIIVCHMGLTTGGAIGADTAKSLDDCVALIDEWAQAAARVRDDIIVLCHGGPISSPEDAAHVLSRTRRCHGFYGASSMERLPTEQAMTEQTRAFTKLRPGSG, from the coding sequence ATGAGTACCGACGGCGGTTTTGGGCGTGGCGGCCACGCAACCCCGGACAGAGCCGAACTCGTGGAGCGCCTCCAGGACAAGGTGGCCCGTGGCGAGCCGATAGTCGGCGGGGGTGCGGGCACCGGATTGTCGGCCAAGTGCGAGGAAGCCGGTGGTATCGACCTGATCGTCCTCTACAACTCGGGCCGGTATCGGATGGCCGGGCGTGGCTCGCTGGCGGGGTTGTTGGCTTACGGCAACGCCAACGACATCGTCGTCGACATGGCCGGGGAAGTACTGCCCGTGGTGGAGCACACCCCGGTCCTGGCCGGAGTCAACGGTACCGACCCGTTCATGATGCGCGAGCGCTTTCTCGTCGAACTCCGCGACCTCGGGTTTGTCGGGGTGCAGAACTTTCCGACCGTCGGGCTCATCGACGGGACCTTCCGGGCCAACCTGGAAGAGACGGGCATGAGCTACGACCTCGAAGTGGAGATGATCGCCGCCGCGCGACAGGCGGACCTGCTCACCACGCCGTACGTGTTCTCCAGCGAGAACGCACGCGCGATGACCGAGGCCGGAGCCGACATCATCGTCTGCCACATGGGGCTGACCACCGGCGGCGCGATCGGCGCGGATACCGCCAAGAGCCTGGATGACTGTGTTGCTCTGATCGACGAGTGGGCGCAGGCCGCGGCACGCGTCCGCGACGACATCATCGTGCTCTGCCACGGTGGTCCGATATCGAGTCCCGAGGATGCGGCCCACGTGCTGTCCCGAACCCGGCGCTGTCACGGTTTCTACGGAGCGAGCAGCATGGAACGCCTGCCCACGGAACAGGCCATGACCGAGCAGACCAGAGCTTTCACGAAACTCCGGCCGGGGAGCGGCTGA
- a CDS encoding Tm-1-like ATP-binding domain-containing protein, whose product MGSAYVVGTFDTKGTELRHVAELVRSTGHSVVAVDLSTGENPDAPDSPATTGTSTDPSITAAEVATHHPEGVAAVFTGERGSAVTAMTEAFERFLASRTDVDGILGLGGSGGTALVAPAMRALPVGIPKFLVSTVASGDVSTYVDAADIAMFPSVTDVAGLNRISRRVLANAAHALAGAMAHPVPEDESKPAVTLSMFGVTTPCVTSVAEQLAADYDPLVFHATGTGGRAMDKLVDDGLVTAVLDITTTEVCDLIAGGVMSAGPQRLDAIAWSGVPYVGSCGALDMVNFGSRETVPDRYRERNLYVHNPQVTLMRTTPEECRRIGEFLAAKLNACAGPVRFLLPEGGVSLLDAPGQPFHDPEADAALFETLEREVQQNGNRLISRSRYNVNDPEFVAELLAAFHEVVGP is encoded by the coding sequence ATGGGCAGTGCGTACGTCGTCGGAACCTTCGACACCAAGGGCACGGAACTGCGCCATGTCGCGGAGCTCGTCCGTTCCACCGGGCACTCCGTCGTGGCCGTGGACCTCAGTACCGGGGAGAATCCCGACGCCCCGGACAGCCCCGCCACCACGGGTACGTCCACCGACCCGAGCATCACGGCCGCCGAGGTAGCGACCCACCATCCGGAAGGTGTGGCGGCGGTGTTCACCGGCGAGCGTGGCTCGGCCGTCACCGCGATGACCGAAGCTTTCGAACGATTCCTGGCCTCCCGTACCGACGTGGACGGCATCCTCGGACTCGGCGGTTCGGGCGGCACGGCACTGGTCGCACCCGCCATGCGGGCACTGCCCGTCGGAATCCCCAAGTTCCTCGTGTCCACGGTGGCTTCCGGTGACGTATCGACCTACGTCGACGCCGCCGACATCGCGATGTTCCCGTCGGTCACCGATGTCGCCGGACTGAACCGGATCTCTCGCCGCGTGCTGGCCAATGCCGCACACGCGCTCGCGGGGGCAATGGCGCACCCGGTCCCGGAGGACGAGAGCAAGCCCGCGGTCACGCTGTCCATGTTCGGCGTGACGACACCGTGTGTGACGTCCGTGGCCGAGCAGCTCGCGGCGGACTACGATCCCTTGGTGTTCCACGCGACCGGGACCGGCGGCCGAGCGATGGACAAGCTCGTCGACGATGGGCTCGTTACCGCCGTCCTGGACATCACCACCACCGAGGTATGCGATCTCATCGCAGGCGGTGTGATGAGCGCGGGTCCGCAACGACTCGATGCGATCGCCTGGAGCGGGGTTCCCTATGTCGGTTCGTGCGGTGCTTTGGACATGGTGAACTTCGGAAGCCGGGAGACCGTGCCGGACCGGTACCGCGAACGGAACCTGTACGTGCACAACCCCCAGGTCACACTGATGCGTACGACCCCGGAGGAGTGCAGGCGTATCGGCGAGTTCCTCGCGGCGAAACTCAACGCGTGTGCAGGGCCCGTGCGGTTCCTGCTTCCCGAAGGCGGCGTGTCCCTGCTGGACGCCCCCGGGCAGCCGTTTCACGATCCCGAAGCCGACGCGGCACTGTTCGAGACATTGGAGCGTGAGGTGCAGCAGAACGGTAACCGGCTGATCAGCCGGTCACGGTACAACGTCAACGATCCCGAATTCGTCGCGGAACTACTGGCGGCCTTCCACGAGGTGGTGGGGCCATGA
- a CDS encoding class I SAM-dependent methyltransferase translates to MADQGAFERATGRGLEDDSGKPRYLRYQRNLMLPHCGSSVLEVGAGTGEFAAHVTGLQRHVLTDVDPDAAQYMKQRFADRPEVEVRTLDLAEQPELEQPVETAMAINVLEHIDDDATALRSLSRLVAPGGTIVLWVPGYQQLYGEFDRLVGHVRRYTPETMRSAIRRAGLTVRVAKPVNFLGALAWWAAVRKGGSNAPNKRLVRIYDRFVVPVTEATEKVVPAPFGQSILGVAQVPAG, encoded by the coding sequence GTGGCGGACCAGGGCGCATTCGAGCGCGCGACCGGACGGGGTTTGGAGGACGACAGCGGCAAACCCCGCTACCTGCGCTACCAGCGCAATCTGATGCTTCCGCACTGCGGGAGCAGCGTGCTCGAAGTGGGTGCGGGCACGGGTGAGTTCGCCGCACACGTGACGGGGCTGCAACGGCATGTGCTCACCGATGTGGACCCGGATGCCGCGCAATACATGAAACAGCGCTTCGCCGACCGCCCCGAAGTCGAAGTGCGCACCCTGGACCTGGCCGAACAGCCGGAGCTCGAGCAGCCGGTCGAGACCGCCATGGCCATCAACGTGCTGGAGCACATCGACGACGACGCCACCGCATTGCGCTCGCTGTCCCGGCTCGTGGCTCCGGGCGGGACCATCGTGCTGTGGGTTCCCGGATACCAGCAGCTGTACGGGGAGTTCGACCGGCTCGTCGGGCACGTCCGCCGCTACACGCCGGAAACCATGCGTTCGGCCATCCGCCGCGCGGGCCTGACCGTGCGGGTGGCCAAACCGGTCAACTTCCTCGGTGCTCTCGCCTGGTGGGCAGCCGTTCGCAAGGGGGGCAGCAATGCTCCGAACAAGCGGCTGGTCCGGATCTACGACCGGTTCGTGGTGCCTGTGACCGAGGCGACCGAGAAGGTCGTTCCCGCACCGTTCGGCCAGTCGATCCTCGGCGTGGCGCAGGTACCCGCCGGCTGA
- a CDS encoding acyl-CoA dehydrogenase family protein, giving the protein MDFSLSDTERDIRDWVRNFVQRELTPLEPEVLRRERAGERGLGKDELAELRNKARQAGFWGVQTPEEYGGMDLSAVMTALIEVELGRTFVPFSFGGYADNILYHANEEQKQRYLLPTIEGQRKSCFAITEPGAGSDAKNIRTTARKEGSEWVIDGEKTFITGGIDADFAMVFAVTDKDKGADGGVTCFLADRDMGWKSEPIDIMGEWDRMPASLVFDGVRVPEENVLGEVGQGFALAMQWIGRGRYLLPARALGGCEHLLEMAVQYSKERETFGEPIADRQAIQWMIADSAVEIEALRWLVLQAAWQVDSGMDSRHAQSMAKLHGGVRANEIVDRVMQIHGGMGYTRELPIERWYRDLRLLRIFEGTDEIQRRTIARNLIKGHASVGGVLG; this is encoded by the coding sequence GTGGACTTTTCGCTGTCGGACACCGAGCGCGATATCCGCGACTGGGTGCGCAACTTCGTCCAGCGCGAGCTGACGCCGCTGGAGCCCGAGGTGTTGCGCAGGGAACGCGCGGGAGAGCGTGGCCTCGGCAAGGACGAGCTCGCCGAGTTGCGCAACAAGGCACGCCAAGCCGGATTCTGGGGGGTGCAGACCCCCGAGGAGTACGGCGGGATGGATCTGTCCGCGGTCATGACCGCGCTGATCGAGGTGGAACTCGGGCGCACCTTCGTGCCGTTCAGCTTCGGCGGCTACGCCGACAACATCCTCTACCACGCCAACGAGGAGCAGAAGCAGCGCTACCTGCTTCCGACCATCGAAGGGCAGCGCAAGTCGTGCTTCGCGATCACCGAGCCCGGCGCCGGATCGGATGCCAAGAACATCCGGACCACGGCCCGCAAGGAGGGCTCCGAGTGGGTCATCGACGGTGAGAAGACGTTCATCACCGGCGGCATCGATGCCGACTTCGCGATGGTGTTCGCGGTGACCGACAAGGACAAGGGCGCCGATGGCGGCGTCACCTGCTTCCTGGCCGACCGCGACATGGGTTGGAAGTCGGAGCCGATCGACATCATGGGCGAGTGGGACCGGATGCCCGCCTCCCTGGTGTTCGACGGGGTCCGGGTGCCCGAGGAGAACGTGCTCGGCGAGGTGGGCCAGGGCTTCGCGCTGGCGATGCAGTGGATCGGCCGGGGGCGCTACCTGCTGCCCGCGCGGGCACTGGGGGGCTGCGAGCACCTGCTCGAGATGGCGGTGCAGTACTCCAAGGAGCGGGAGACCTTCGGTGAGCCCATCGCCGACCGTCAGGCGATCCAGTGGATGATCGCGGACTCCGCAGTGGAGATCGAAGCACTGCGGTGGCTGGTCCTGCAGGCTGCCTGGCAGGTCGACTCCGGTATGGACTCGCGGCACGCACAGTCGATGGCCAAGCTTCACGGCGGGGTGCGGGCCAACGAGATCGTCGACCGGGTGATGCAGATCCACGGCGGCATGGGCTACACCAGGGAACTGCCCATCGAGCGCTGGTACCGCGACCTGCGACTGCTGCGCATCTTCGAAGGCACCGACGAGATCCAGCGACGGACCATCGCACGGAACCTGATCAAGGGCCATGCTTCCGTCGGCGGTGTACTCGGTTGA
- the fabG gene encoding 3-oxoacyl-ACP reductase FabG → MHEESNGRVAVVTGAARGIGAGIAESLASSGAAVAVVDLDEEACASTVERITTEGGTAIAVGADVTDADSVEQAFARVAAELGPVGVLVNNAGVTRDNTLHKMSEQDWDMVMGVHLRGAFLCSRAAQKQMVQQRWGKIVNLSSVSALGNKGQANYSTAKAGIQGFTRTLALELGPFGVNVNAIAPGFIVSDMTAATAERIGMDFEDLQARTAEVTPVRRVGTPDDIANTVAFLTSEKSSFITGQTFYVDGGRKLG, encoded by the coding sequence GTGCATGAGGAATCGAACGGCCGGGTGGCAGTGGTGACCGGTGCCGCCAGAGGAATCGGTGCGGGGATCGCCGAGAGCCTGGCCTCGTCCGGTGCCGCGGTGGCCGTGGTCGACCTCGACGAGGAGGCCTGCGCTTCCACCGTCGAGCGGATTACCACCGAGGGCGGCACGGCGATCGCGGTGGGTGCCGACGTGACCGACGCCGACTCGGTCGAGCAGGCGTTCGCACGGGTGGCCGCCGAGCTCGGTCCGGTCGGAGTGCTGGTCAACAACGCCGGTGTCACCAGGGACAACACCCTGCACAAGATGTCCGAACAGGACTGGGACATGGTGATGGGCGTGCACCTGCGTGGCGCCTTCCTGTGCAGTCGGGCGGCGCAGAAGCAGATGGTGCAGCAGCGTTGGGGCAAGATCGTCAACCTGTCCAGCGTTTCCGCGCTCGGCAACAAGGGACAGGCGAACTACTCCACCGCCAAGGCGGGCATCCAGGGATTCACCAGGACGCTGGCGCTCGAACTGGGACCGTTCGGAGTGAACGTCAACGCCATCGCTCCCGGATTCATCGTTTCCGACATGACGGCGGCCACCGCCGAGCGGATCGGCATGGATTTCGAGGACCTACAGGCCCGGACGGCCGAGGTGACGCCCGTACGGAGAGTCGGTACGCCGGACGATATCGCGAACACGGTGGCATTCCTGACCAGCGAGAAGTCCTCGTTCATCACCGGTCAGACCTTCTACGTCGACGGCGGACGCAAGCTCGGCTGA
- a CDS encoding long-chain-fatty-acid--CoA ligase: MMSRGEQHHGQSTPQRSTLSLASVLAEPARRHPDGIAVIEQEHQVTYRALWEQVRRYAAVLAERGVGPGDTVAIVAPNVIDFVRSYYAVQTLGAVVVPVPLLLVPEEAAYLVTNSAAKLVISHTSRLELGRGCAHRAEVPVITVGETAEGEEPSLTELATSVEPVSSFAARSADDPAVIFYTSGTTGQPKGAILTHLNMVMNATVNAFDANDTRAEDRILGCLPLFHVFGQTVSLNTTFRAAATLVLQPEFDPVEALELIRKHEITQFNGVPTMYIRMLEAAPDDLEVPSLRLCISGGAALPVAVLERFNERFGTQILEGYGLSETSPTATVNQPVHGARAGTVGHPLWGIEVEIADSAIDDRVELLGPGEDGEVVVRGHNVFAGYLGAPEATAAALVDGWFRTGDIGRKDAEGFLSIVDRKKDLIIRNGYNIYPREVEELLVRHPSVAQAAVIGIPDSHRGEEVCAVVVPGKGGADETDDGLADALIGWAAERTAQHKYPRRVVFVDELPLGPSHKVLKRELRVRISAQQWQ, translated from the coding sequence ATGATGTCTCGAGGAGAGCAGCACCACGGGCAGAGCACCCCGCAGCGCTCGACACTGTCGCTGGCATCCGTGCTCGCCGAACCCGCCCGTCGTCATCCCGACGGGATTGCGGTGATCGAGCAGGAGCACCAGGTGACCTACCGTGCTCTCTGGGAGCAGGTGCGCAGATACGCCGCGGTTCTGGCCGAGCGCGGGGTGGGCCCGGGGGACACCGTCGCGATCGTCGCCCCGAACGTCATCGACTTCGTGCGTTCCTACTACGCCGTGCAAACCCTGGGAGCGGTCGTCGTGCCGGTCCCCCTGCTCCTGGTGCCCGAGGAAGCGGCGTATCTGGTCACCAACTCCGCGGCGAAACTGGTGATCTCGCACACCAGCAGACTTGAGCTGGGACGTGGCTGCGCACATCGCGCCGAGGTCCCGGTGATCACGGTGGGGGAAACCGCCGAGGGCGAGGAACCGTCCCTGACGGAACTCGCCACGTCGGTCGAGCCGGTGTCGAGCTTTGCTGCCCGCAGTGCCGACGACCCGGCGGTGATCTTCTACACCAGCGGTACCACGGGACAGCCGAAGGGGGCCATTCTCACCCACCTCAACATGGTGATGAACGCGACGGTGAACGCGTTCGACGCCAACGACACCCGTGCCGAGGACCGGATTCTGGGGTGCCTGCCGCTGTTTCACGTGTTCGGGCAGACGGTGTCGCTGAACACGACGTTTCGCGCCGCGGCGACCCTGGTGCTGCAACCGGAGTTCGATCCGGTCGAGGCATTGGAATTGATCCGCAAGCACGAGATCACCCAGTTCAACGGTGTTCCCACGATGTACATCCGGATGCTGGAAGCCGCGCCGGACGATCTCGAAGTGCCGAGCCTGCGGCTGTGCATCTCCGGCGGTGCGGCCCTGCCGGTGGCCGTGCTGGAACGCTTCAACGAGCGATTCGGTACGCAGATTCTGGAGGGCTACGGATTGTCCGAGACCTCGCCGACGGCGACGGTGAACCAGCCGGTGCACGGTGCGCGTGCGGGGACCGTGGGGCATCCGCTGTGGGGAATCGAGGTCGAGATCGCCGATTCCGCCATCGACGACCGTGTCGAGTTGCTCGGTCCGGGTGAGGACGGCGAGGTGGTCGTGCGTGGCCACAACGTCTTCGCCGGTTACCTCGGCGCTCCGGAGGCGACCGCGGCTGCCCTGGTCGACGGCTGGTTCCGTACCGGAGACATCGGACGAAAGGACGCCGAAGGTTTCCTGTCGATCGTGGACCGCAAGAAGGACCTGATCATCCGCAACGGCTACAACATCTATCCGCGCGAGGTGGAGGAGTTGCTGGTTCGCCATCCCTCCGTCGCTCAGGCCGCCGTCATCGGAATCCCGGACAGCCATCGGGGAGAGGAGGTCTGCGCCGTCGTGGTGCCGGGGAAAGGCGGAGCCGACGAGACCGACGACGGCTTGGCCGATGCGCTCATCGGATGGGCTGCCGAGCGGACCGCGCAGCACAAGTATCCGCGCCGGGTGGTGTTCGTGGACGAGTTGCCGCTGGGACCGAGCCACAAGGTACTCAAGCGGGAACTGCGCGTCCGCATCAGCGCGCAGCAATGGCAATAG
- a CDS encoding TetR/AcrR family transcriptional regulator, with product MPRPSSPLLSPDRIHRSALEIIDAHGLEALSMRRLAEHLGVRAASLYNHVSTKEELLHEISNAVMDQVDISGFDHDWATGLVTWARSYRAALAAHPNLVPFIAYGPARREAALRRADAVHGGLTRAGWPQRYATMIGASTKYLVVGGAMGSFSQGFVDEAELYGERFPNLTQAHLLRQYASEIDNDSFELALAALVEGLRQLYSELPAFGATSAPDQ from the coding sequence GTGCCGAGACCGAGCAGTCCCCTGCTGTCACCCGACCGGATTCACCGGAGCGCACTGGAGATCATCGACGCCCACGGGCTCGAGGCACTGTCCATGCGTCGCCTCGCCGAGCATCTCGGCGTGCGTGCCGCGTCGCTCTACAACCACGTGAGCACCAAGGAGGAACTGCTCCACGAGATCTCCAACGCCGTGATGGACCAGGTCGACATCTCCGGTTTCGATCACGACTGGGCCACCGGTCTGGTGACGTGGGCTCGTTCCTACCGCGCCGCCCTCGCCGCACATCCCAATCTGGTTCCGTTCATCGCCTACGGCCCGGCACGCCGCGAGGCCGCGCTGCGGCGCGCCGACGCCGTCCACGGCGGTCTCACGCGCGCAGGCTGGCCACAGCGCTACGCCACCATGATCGGAGCCTCCACCAAGTACCTCGTGGTCGGCGGGGCGATGGGGTCGTTTTCCCAGGGGTTCGTCGACGAGGCGGAGCTCTACGGGGAACGCTTCCCCAACCTCACGCAGGCCCACTTGCTGCGGCAGTACGCGTCCGAGATCGACAACGACAGCTTCGAGCTGGCACTGGCCGCCCTCGTCGAAGGCCTGCGGCAGCTCTACAGTGAGCTACCCGCATTCGGGGCAACGAGCGCACCGGATCAGTAA
- a CDS encoding type II toxin-antitoxin system PemK/MazF family toxin yields the protein MHVHQFHCPSRRRGGTQARGHEQQGHRYSVVVQSDALLTSTLIAVPTSASAQQAAHRPEIRIGKQRTRVLVEQVQAVDPEKRFGPRVGRLSPQEEDELAEALRRAPGLF from the coding sequence CTGCATGTCCACCAGTTTCACTGTCCGTCTCGACGACGAGGCGGAACACAAGCTCGCGGACACGAGCAGCAGGGACATCGATACTCGGTAGTAGTGCAATCGGACGCACTGCTGACCTCGACACTCATCGCGGTACCGACTTCGGCGAGTGCGCAGCAGGCAGCGCATCGCCCCGAGATTCGCATCGGCAAGCAGCGAACCCGTGTACTCGTGGAGCAGGTCCAGGCGGTCGATCCGGAAAAGCGCTTCGGCCCACGAGTGGGACGCTTGTCCCCCCAGGAAGAAGACGAACTCGCGGAAGCGCTGCGACGCGCTCCGGGTCTCTTCTGA
- the gcvT gene encoding glycine cleavage system aminomethyltransferase GcvT translates to MPPIRRTPLHEIHEELGASFTDFAGWNMPLRYTGETAEHNAVRNAAALFDLTHMGEIRISGRQAAEALDYALLANASAIKVGRARYTMICNAQGGVLDDLIVYRTAEHEFMIVANAANAAVVSTELAERVRGFDAMHNDVSDSYALIAVQGPQAAAILAPLTSMDLTEVRYFAGYEGKVAGCEVLLARTGYTGEDGFELFTAPEDAPTVWRALSDSGAEYDLKPAGLACRDTLRLEAGMPLYGNELSAELTPFHANLGRVVRLDKSVDFVGKEALAPVAEKPTERTLVGLRSEGRRAPRHDYRVLDADGTEVGVVTSGAPSPTLGHPIAMAYVDRSVSEPGTALQVDIRGKAADVEVVELPFYNRNR, encoded by the coding sequence ATGCCGCCAATCCGCCGGACTCCCTTGCACGAGATCCACGAAGAGCTCGGAGCGAGCTTCACCGACTTCGCGGGCTGGAACATGCCGCTGCGCTACACCGGGGAGACCGCCGAGCACAACGCCGTCCGCAATGCTGCGGCCCTGTTCGACCTCACCCACATGGGCGAGATCCGCATCAGCGGCAGGCAGGCTGCCGAGGCGCTCGATTACGCGCTGCTCGCCAACGCGTCCGCGATCAAGGTGGGTCGTGCCCGCTACACGATGATCTGCAACGCCCAGGGCGGAGTGCTGGACGATCTCATCGTCTACCGCACCGCCGAGCACGAGTTCATGATCGTCGCCAACGCCGCGAACGCCGCAGTGGTCTCCACCGAGCTCGCCGAGCGCGTCCGCGGTTTCGATGCGATGCACAACGACGTCTCGGACTCGTACGCGCTCATCGCGGTGCAAGGACCGCAGGCTGCGGCCATCCTGGCCCCGTTGACCAGCATGGATCTGACCGAGGTGCGTTACTTCGCCGGCTACGAAGGCAAGGTCGCGGGCTGTGAGGTGCTTCTCGCGCGCACCGGCTACACCGGCGAGGACGGCTTCGAACTGTTCACCGCCCCCGAGGACGCTCCGACCGTATGGCGGGCGCTGAGCGACTCCGGCGCCGAGTACGACCTCAAACCCGCCGGACTGGCCTGCCGCGACACGCTGCGGCTGGAAGCCGGGATGCCGCTGTACGGCAACGAGCTGTCCGCGGAGTTGACCCCCTTCCACGCGAACCTGGGCCGGGTCGTGCGGCTGGACAAGTCGGTCGACTTCGTCGGGAAGGAAGCGCTGGCCCCCGTGGCCGAGAAGCCGACGGAGCGCACTCTGGTCGGCCTGCGCAGCGAGGGGCGTCGCGCTCCCCGGCACGACTATCGTGTACTGGATGCCGACGGCACCGAAGTCGGCGTCGTGACCAGCGGTGCACCCTCCCCCACCCTCGGACATCCGATCGCGATGGCCTACGTCGATCGGTCGGTCAGCGAGCCGGGGACCGCACTGCAGGTCGACATCCGCGGTAAAGCCGCCGACGTCGAGGTCGTCGAGCTGCCCTTCTACAACCGCAATCGCTGA
- the glyA gene encoding serine hydroxymethyltransferase: MSTHDLFNSRLAEVDPEVADAVGAELHRQQSTLEMIASENFAPQSVIEAQGTVLTNKYAEGYPGKRYYGGCEHVDVIERLALDRIKQVFGAAYANVQPHSGAQANAAAMFALLKPGDTIMGLDLAHGGHLTHGMRINFSGKLYNVVPYQVRDDNHLVDMDEVARLARENRPQMIVAGWSAYPRQLDFARFRAIADEVGAYLMVDMAHFAGLVAAGLHPNPIEHAHVVTTTTHKTLGGPRGGVILSGDEALGKKFNSAVFPGQQGGPLEHVIAGKATAFKIAASAEFADRQRRTLEGARILAQRLQTPEMTNAGVQLVSGGTDVHLVLVDLRHSQLDGQQAEDRLHEVGITVNRNAVPNDPRPPMVTSGLRIGTPALATRGFGAEEFTEVADIIAEALQPNFDETTSTRLRSRVETLATKHPLYPNL, translated from the coding sequence ATGTCGACACACGATCTGTTCAACAGCCGTCTTGCCGAGGTGGATCCGGAGGTGGCTGATGCGGTGGGGGCCGAGTTGCATCGGCAGCAGTCCACGTTGGAGATGATCGCGTCGGAGAACTTCGCGCCGCAGTCGGTGATCGAGGCTCAGGGCACGGTGCTGACGAACAAGTATGCCGAGGGCTATCCGGGCAAGCGCTACTACGGCGGCTGTGAGCACGTCGACGTGATCGAGCGGTTGGCGCTGGATCGCATCAAGCAGGTCTTCGGGGCGGCCTATGCCAACGTGCAGCCGCACTCGGGCGCGCAGGCCAACGCGGCGGCGATGTTCGCGCTGCTCAAGCCGGGAGACACCATCATGGGCCTGGACCTGGCCCACGGTGGGCATCTCACCCACGGGATGCGGATCAACTTCTCCGGCAAGCTCTACAACGTCGTGCCGTACCAGGTCCGCGACGACAACCACCTCGTCGACATGGACGAGGTCGCCCGCCTGGCCCGGGAGAACCGGCCGCAGATGATCGTGGCCGGCTGGTCGGCCTATCCGCGCCAGCTGGACTTCGCCCGGTTCCGGGCCATCGCCGACGAGGTCGGGGCGTATTTGATGGTCGATATGGCCCACTTCGCCGGGCTGGTGGCCGCCGGGCTGCACCCCAACCCGATCGAGCACGCCCACGTGGTCACCACCACCACGCACAAGACCCTCGGGGGCCCGCGCGGCGGGGTGATCCTCTCCGGTGACGAGGCCCTGGGCAAGAAGTTCAACTCGGCGGTGTTTCCGGGTCAGCAGGGCGGGCCGCTGGAACACGTCATCGCCGGTAAGGCCACCGCGTTCAAAATCGCCGCCTCGGCGGAGTTCGCCGACCGGCAGCGCCGCACCCTGGAGGGCGCCCGGATCCTGGCCCAGCGGCTGCAGACGCCCGAGATGACCAATGCCGGGGTGCAGCTGGTCTCCGGGGGCACCGATGTGCATCTGGTGCTGGTCGATCTGCGCCACTCGCAGCTGGACGGGCAGCAGGCCGAGGACCGGCTGCACGAGGTCGGCATCACCGTCAACCGCAACGCGGTGCCCAACGACCCGCGCCCGCCGATGGTGACCTCGGGGTTGCGCATCGGCACGCCCGCGTTGGCCACCCGCGGCTTCGGCGCCGAGGAATTCACCGAAGTCGCCGACATCATCGCCGAAGCCCTGCAACCCAACTTCGACGAAACCACCAGCACCCGCCTGCGCTCCCGCGTGGAAACCCTGGCCACCAAACACCCCCTCTACCCCAACCTCTGA